Genomic segment of Glandiceps talaboti chromosome 17, keGlaTala1.1, whole genome shotgun sequence:
ACGGTCGAACCAACGAAACCACGTTTGTGTCATGATGAACGATTCCTGAACAACTGGATGAAGACCCTACCATTCAGACTAGATCACATTACACAACTACCGAGATATCTAGATAGAGGACATTTCCAAACAAAACTAGACGACAAAAGTGGGTATGATCACGTGATGATAACCATGGCAAGCAGAGCCTTATTAGGTATTCAATGGGGTGGATGGTGGTATGTATGTGCAACATTACCGTTTGGCTGGAAGTGTTCACCGTACATATACCAGACCATAGGTTTATGCGCAATGAATGAAATAAGGAAATGTGGAGTCCCGTCATCCCTGTACATTGATGATAGACATGCGGGTCAGATACGAAACTGCACAGAGAATACATGGTCTAACATGGAAAAGGCGAATGCAGCATGctatatcatgtcatatatacTTATTTCGCTTGGCTATTATCTCGCTTTGGAAAAGTGTATATTTATTCCAACACAAACCTTAGAGTTTCTAGGATTCAAGGTGGATACGGTCAAGACGATATTTAGTATAACacaaagaaagagagagaagtTTGCCGAATTAAGGGAACATATTCTGAATCAAAGTCCAGTGTCTGTGAAAACCCTACAGCGAATGATGGGAAAATGTGTATCACTGACAGTAGCTATACCGTCGGCAAAACTGTACATCCGGGAAATGGCACTAGCACTATCGAGAGCCGGGAAGGATGAAGGGATAGTCTATCTCCACCCGAAACTACAAGAGGAAATTGAAAGTTGGAGAAGGTTAGATACAGGGGAAGGATATAGCCCATGGAAAGAGGAAAAACATGTGATAGTTACGATTGCTAGCGATGCATCCCAATATGGATGGGGTGGTACCGTCATGTCGGGTAGGAAGACAGGAGAAATACGAGATTACTGGGGGCAAGATTTGCAAGAGAAACCAATAGCATATAAAGAAAGCAAGGCACTAGAAAAAACCttactttcatttcatgaaaGAACACGCAACACACGAGTGATAGCATATACTGACAACGAAACACTAATGCATTGTTGGAAAAACAGGGGAAGCAAAAGTAGTGACATGAACAATGCGTTAAAAAGCCTATATGAAGTGGTTGACGGTCTCGATATCGAAATCGAAATGAGGTACATCCCATCGAGACACAATCCTGCAGACCCACCCTCACGACGACTAACACCAGCAGATGCCAGGTTATTACCAGAATATTGGGAGCGAATAGATCGCGAGTTTGGTGGGAAGGACGGTCATTCAGTAGACTTGATGGCACTAGATTCAAACGCTCAACATGACAGAAATGGTACCCCATTACGACATTTCACACCATGGGAAACGCCTAACACCTCAGGAGTGGATGTATTTGCCCAAAATATAACAGGCGAAAACTGTTATGTTTTTCCCCCATTTCAGATGGTAGGGCCCATACTTAAATTAGTTAAAGAGCAAAAAGGTCTGGCAACATTCGTGATACCGAAATTGTCACCAATGAAATACTGGTGGCCGATTGTGCAAGGGGAAGCAAAGAAGTTGGTGGAATTGGCCCCAGCAGGGGAATACATATTTGAAGTCCCTAATAAAAAAGGATGGATAAGAGTACCCTCACTGTATGATATATGGGCCTGTAAGATGGACTACAGAcagtaagagagagagagaaagagagagagagagagagagagagagagagagagagagagagagagagagagagagagagagagagagagatagagagagagagagaaagaaagaaagagaaacaaaaaacaaaaacaaaacaacaacaacatcaacaacaacaaaaaaccacCGAATATGCTTGTATAGAGTAACGCTTATAGAgggaaataaagaaataaaaaaaaaaaaatatatatatatatatatatatatatatatatatatatatatatatatatatatgttcatgTTACAGCCTTTGATGTACGGTGCCCCACGACTCTGGATGCCAGCAGTGCAGTGTGGGGAGTGTCATTATCCCAACGACATAGAATATAACTTCTGCCAGAGATGCGGTCATAATAACCGAAT
This window contains:
- the LOC144448656 gene encoding uncharacterized protein LOC144448656, with amino-acid sequence MKAYSDHLTRKVDWVGWNGESAPISVCPQPRMVGMGLIKASALDLRFRNPGAFTAGEIHNHTEEWYNVLKGQGNEGMVGKWIKNGVSVFDFVTAFKGTFRGKRYDSAFPPSIYLPNNKICGKYIDFISETIKERVRSGALEIWGEVGKVEPPYIVMPLTVEPTKPRLCHDERFLNNWMKTLPFRLDHITQLPRYLDRGHFQTKLDDKSGYDHVMITMASRALLGIQWGGWWYVCATLPFGWKCSPYIYQTIGLCAMNEIRKCGVPSSLYIDDRHAGQIRNCTENTWSNMEKANAACYIMSYILISLGYYLALEKCIFIPTQTLEFLGFKVDTVKTIFSITQRKREKFAELREHILNQSPVSVKTLQRMMGKCVSLTVAIPSAKLYIREMALALSRAGKDEGIVYLHPKLQEEIESWRRLDTGEGYSPWKEEKHVIVTIASDASQYGWGGTVMSGRKTGEIRDYWGQDLQEKPIAYKESKALEKTLLSFHERTRNTRVIAYTDNETLMHCWKNRGSKSSDMNNALKSLYEVVDGLDIEIEMRYIPSRHNPADPPSRRLTPADARLLPEYWERIDREFGGKDGHSVDLMALDSNAQHDRNGTPLRHFTPWETPNTSGVDVFAQNITGENCYVFPPFQMVGPILKLVKEQKGLATFVIPKLSPMKYWWPIVQGEAKKLVELAPAGEYIFEVPNKKGWIRVPSLYDIWACKMDYRQ